Proteins encoded together in one Pseudomonas sp. ADAK13 window:
- a CDS encoding amino acid ABC transporter permease/ATP-binding protein — translation MQFDWHYTLGLLWNGDFWRAVGTVVELSLETWLLGIVLGFFLALARQSERRWLRDSAGAYIWFFRSLPLLVLLIFVYNLPQVFPSTSVVLSNPYSAGLIALVLSEAAYIAEIHRGGLLAVVKGQREAGKALGVGYRGVQRLIVVPQALRVALPTLANEYITIVKLTSLVSVISLSEILLVGQQLYTQNFLVMETMLAVAFYYVFIVTVFSWLLRVLENHLDVTRRKPKAIAPAELDGVATRRAAGQAEPGEFALQARAVRKAYGDLEVLKGVELNVRWGEVVSIIGPSGSGKTTLIRTMNGLESLDRGEITLQGQPFLRGTREPQGALGHKVHMRGIVHVGMVFQGFNLFPHKTALENVMLAPVYHAHGGGEELRLLSLALLRKVGMLEHAGKYPHQLSGGQQQRVAIARALAMRPSVMLFDEPTSALDPELVGDVLAVIEELAREGMTMVIVTHEMNFAFKLSDRVVFMEGGEIIQDAAPRDMLEQRSERMTKFLKDVQLA, via the coding sequence ATGCAATTCGATTGGCACTACACCCTGGGCCTGTTATGGAACGGCGACTTCTGGCGAGCCGTCGGCACTGTGGTTGAACTGAGCCTGGAAACCTGGCTGCTGGGCATTGTGCTGGGGTTTTTCCTGGCGCTGGCCCGGCAGTCGGAACGCCGTTGGCTGCGGGACTCCGCCGGCGCCTACATCTGGTTCTTCCGCAGCCTGCCGTTGCTGGTCCTGCTGATCTTCGTCTACAACCTGCCGCAGGTGTTTCCGTCCACCAGCGTGGTGCTGTCCAACCCTTACTCGGCGGGCCTGATCGCCCTGGTGCTGAGTGAGGCGGCCTACATTGCCGAGATCCATCGCGGCGGCCTGCTGGCGGTGGTCAAGGGCCAGCGCGAAGCCGGCAAGGCGCTGGGCGTCGGTTATCGCGGCGTGCAGCGCTTGATTGTGGTGCCCCAGGCGCTGCGGGTGGCACTGCCGACCCTGGCCAACGAGTACATCACTATCGTCAAGCTCACCTCGCTGGTGTCAGTGATTTCGCTCTCGGAAATCCTGCTGGTGGGCCAACAGCTCTACACCCAGAACTTCCTGGTGATGGAGACCATGCTGGCCGTGGCGTTCTATTACGTGTTCATCGTGACGGTGTTCAGCTGGCTGTTGCGGGTGCTGGAAAACCACCTGGACGTGACCCGCCGAAAACCCAAGGCCATCGCCCCCGCCGAACTCGACGGGGTGGCGACACGGCGTGCAGCCGGCCAGGCCGAGCCTGGCGAGTTCGCCTTGCAGGCCCGCGCCGTGCGCAAGGCCTATGGCGACCTGGAAGTGCTCAAGGGCGTTGAACTGAATGTGCGCTGGGGCGAGGTGGTGTCGATCATCGGCCCGTCGGGCTCAGGCAAGACCACGCTGATTCGCACCATGAACGGCCTCGAAAGCCTGGACCGGGGCGAAATCACCCTGCAAGGCCAGCCGTTCCTGCGCGGTACCCGGGAGCCGCAAGGCGCACTGGGCCACAAGGTGCATATGCGCGGCATCGTGCATGTGGGCATGGTGTTCCAGGGGTTCAACCTGTTCCCGCACAAAACCGCGCTTGAGAACGTGATGCTGGCGCCCGTCTACCATGCCCACGGCGGCGGCGAAGAACTGCGCCTGTTGAGCCTCGCCCTGCTGCGCAAGGTGGGCATGCTGGAGCACGCCGGCAAATACCCGCACCAGTTGTCCGGCGGCCAACAGCAGCGCGTGGCAATTGCCCGGGCCCTGGCGATGCGGCCTTCGGTGATGCTGTTTGATGAGCCCACCTCGGCCCTCGACCCGGAACTGGTGGGCGACGTGCTGGCGGTGATCGAAGAACTGGCCCGCGAAGGCATGACCATGGTCATCGTCACCCATGAAATGAACTTCGCGTTCAAGCTTTCCGATCGCGTGGTGTTCATGGAAGGCGGCGAGATTATCCAGGACGCCGCACCCCGTGACATGCTCGAACAACGCAGCGAACGCATGACCAAGTTCCTCAAAGACGTCCAACTGGCGTGA
- the benC gene encoding benzoate 1,2-dioxygenase electron transfer component BenC, which yields MTYSIALNFEDGVTRFIDCKVGEKVLDAAFRQRINLPMDCSDGVCGTCKCHCETGAYDLGDDYIEDALSEDEASERQVLTCQMVPQSDCVIAVPVASGACKTGTAQFAATVASITRHADAALEVSFELDQAPVFLPGQYVNISVPDSGQTRSYSFSSRPGDKRASFLIKHVPGGLMSGWLERAQPGDAVPMTGPLGSFYLREVARPLLLLAGGTGLAPFLSMLEVLAERRETRPVTLIYGVTRDQDLVMVEVLEAFAKRLPTFSFVTCVADPQTAHPRQGYVTQHMAADVLNDGDVDVYLCGPPPMVDAVRQHFKQQGVTPASFHYEKFTPNAIVTGDAA from the coding sequence ATGACGTACTCCATTGCCCTGAACTTCGAGGACGGGGTGACCCGTTTCATCGACTGCAAGGTGGGTGAAAAGGTCCTCGACGCGGCCTTTCGCCAACGTATCAACCTGCCCATGGACTGCTCGGACGGGGTGTGTGGCACCTGCAAATGCCACTGTGAAACCGGTGCCTACGATTTGGGTGACGACTACATCGAGGACGCCCTGAGCGAGGATGAAGCCAGTGAACGCCAGGTACTGACCTGCCAGATGGTGCCGCAATCGGACTGCGTGATTGCCGTGCCGGTGGCGTCCGGCGCCTGCAAGACCGGCACCGCGCAGTTTGCCGCGACAGTGGCGAGCATTACCCGGCACGCCGATGCGGCCCTGGAGGTGAGTTTCGAACTGGACCAGGCGCCGGTATTTCTGCCGGGCCAGTACGTGAATATCAGCGTGCCCGACAGTGGGCAGACCCGCTCGTATTCCTTCAGCAGCCGTCCTGGCGACAAACGCGCCAGCTTCCTGATCAAGCATGTGCCCGGCGGTTTGATGAGTGGCTGGCTGGAACGTGCCCAGCCGGGGGACGCCGTGCCGATGACCGGGCCGCTGGGCAGTTTTTACCTGCGTGAAGTGGCGCGGCCCTTGTTGCTGCTGGCGGGCGGCACCGGGTTGGCACCGTTCCTGTCGATGCTGGAAGTGCTGGCCGAACGTCGGGAAACCCGGCCGGTCACGCTGATCTACGGCGTGACCCGGGACCAGGACCTGGTAATGGTCGAGGTGCTGGAAGCCTTCGCCAAGCGCCTGCCCACCTTCAGTTTTGTCACCTGCGTGGCGGACCCACAGACCGCGCACCCCCGCCAGGGCTATGTCACCCAGCACATGGCTGCCGATGTGCTGAACGACGGCGACGTGGACGTGTACCTGTGCGGCCCGCCACCGATGGTCGACGCGGTGCGCCAGCACTTCAAGCAGCAGGGCGTCACCCCCGCGAGTTTCCACTACGAGAAGTTCACCCCCAACGCCATCGTCACCGGCGATGCCGCCTGA
- a CDS encoding DHA2 family efflux MFS transporter permease subunit — translation MTSTSQRRSTLIALLVAVTFFMENLDATVIATALPDIAKTFGVGAVDVNIGMSAYMLAVAVFIPISGWLADRFGSRLVFGWAIVLFSLSSLLCGLSDSLQTFVAARVLQGISGAMMVPVGRLAVLRATEKKDLVRAISFITWPGLVAPILGPPVGGFIVTHASWPWIFYLNLPLGLLALIATRMLIPKHDEVDSRAFDFRGFLLVGVASAALLYGVELLGQSRGSLLQGLLLSGAGVMLGAFAWRHMRRHAQPLMALGVVSVRTFSVCLCGGSVFRVAISTLPFLLPLMFQLAFGLSAFDAGLLVLAVFAGNLAMKPFTTSVMQRWGFRPVLMINGILGVLAIAACAWLDERMSWALILFILFVGGLSRSMQFTLFNTLGFADIPKAQMSDASTLFSMFFQLSMAMGVAIGALLLRFAMNLHGNTGQSATADFQLTFLWVAVIAGVALLDNLRLPPRAGESVLQRK, via the coding sequence ATGACGTCGACCTCCCAACGCCGCTCAACCCTGATTGCCTTGCTGGTCGCCGTCACCTTCTTCATGGAGAACCTCGATGCCACGGTGATCGCCACCGCATTGCCGGACATCGCCAAGACCTTCGGCGTGGGCGCGGTGGACGTGAACATCGGCATGAGCGCCTACATGCTTGCCGTCGCGGTGTTCATTCCCATCAGCGGCTGGCTGGCGGACCGCTTTGGCTCGCGCTTGGTGTTCGGCTGGGCGATCGTGCTGTTCAGCCTGTCGTCATTGTTGTGCGGCTTGAGCGACAGCCTGCAGACCTTCGTCGCCGCTCGCGTGTTGCAGGGCATCAGCGGGGCGATGATGGTGCCGGTAGGGCGCCTGGCGGTGTTGCGGGCTACCGAGAAAAAAGACTTGGTACGGGCGATTTCATTTATCACCTGGCCTGGTCTGGTGGCCCCGATACTTGGGCCGCCGGTAGGCGGTTTTATCGTCACTCACGCATCTTGGCCGTGGATTTTCTACCTCAACCTGCCGCTGGGCCTGTTGGCATTGATCGCCACGCGGATGTTGATCCCCAAGCATGACGAGGTCGATTCCAGGGCGTTCGATTTCAGGGGCTTCCTGCTGGTGGGCGTTGCCAGTGCGGCGCTGCTGTACGGTGTCGAACTGCTCGGTCAAAGCCGTGGCAGTTTGTTACAGGGCCTGTTACTCAGCGGTGCAGGGGTGATGCTCGGTGCCTTTGCCTGGCGCCATATGCGCCGGCATGCCCAGCCGTTGATGGCGCTGGGTGTGGTGAGCGTGCGCACCTTCAGCGTGTGCCTGTGTGGCGGGTCGGTTTTCCGGGTGGCCATCAGCACTTTGCCGTTCCTGCTGCCGTTGATGTTTCAACTGGCCTTCGGGCTGTCTGCCTTCGATGCGGGGTTGCTGGTGCTGGCGGTCTTCGCGGGCAACCTGGCGATGAAACCCTTTACCACCTCGGTCATGCAGCGTTGGGGCTTCCGCCCGGTGCTGATGATCAACGGCATCCTTGGCGTACTGGCGATTGCGGCGTGTGCATGGCTGGATGAGCGTATGAGCTGGGCGCTGATCCTGTTCATTCTGTTCGTGGGCGGCCTGTCACGCTCGATGCAGTTCACCTTGTTCAACACCCTGGGGTTTGCCGATATTCCCAAGGCGCAGATGAGCGACGCTTCAACCTTGTTCAGCATGTTCTTCCAACTGAGCATGGCCATGGGCGTGGCGATTGGCGCGCTGTTGTTACGTTTTGCCATGAATTTACACGGCAACACCGGGCAGTCCGCGACCGCCGATTTCCAGCTGACGTTTCTGTGGGTGGCGGTGATCGCAGGCGTGGCGTTGCTGGATAACCTGCGGCTGCCGCCCCGGGCGGGTGAGTCGGTGCTGCAGCGAAAGTGA
- a CDS encoding AraC family transcriptional regulator, which translates to MTVLLSERSQIFDRADAYVVSDYVNQHVGSHRIRLPPKGRPQASISHRTFSSLDLCRISYGAPVRVTSVALQTIYHLQILLNGHCRSAARGEEQVFGPGEILLINPDDPVDLTYSADCEKFIIKLPVRLLENACLEQHWTLPQDGIRFAATRHVLTEMGGFLPLLGLICHEAENAAEPELQGLYERVVANKLLALLGSNVLRVMPRPDQRGGFEAVREFIEEHLTADISIEQLMAIAKVSERSLYTLFERQVGVSPRDYIRQRKLERVHAVLLRGSARSVTEVALDHGFVHLGRFSEAYRKRFGELPSYTWKRRLAPGG; encoded by the coding sequence ATGACCGTGCTATTGAGTGAGCGCAGCCAGATATTTGATCGTGCCGATGCCTATGTGGTGTCGGATTATGTCAACCAGCATGTGGGCAGCCACCGCATCCGCTTGCCCCCGAAGGGGCGCCCGCAGGCCAGTATCAGCCATCGGACCTTTTCCAGCCTGGACCTGTGCCGTATCAGCTACGGCGCTCCGGTCAGGGTGACGTCGGTCGCGCTGCAAACGATTTATCACCTGCAGATCCTGCTCAACGGCCATTGCCGCTCGGCCGCCCGTGGCGAGGAGCAGGTATTCGGGCCGGGGGAAATCCTGCTGATCAACCCGGATGACCCGGTGGACCTGACCTATTCCGCAGACTGCGAAAAATTCATCATCAAGCTGCCGGTTCGCCTGTTGGAAAACGCCTGCCTGGAGCAGCACTGGACGCTGCCCCAGGATGGCATCCGGTTCGCGGCGACGCGCCATGTGCTGACCGAAATGGGCGGATTCCTGCCGTTGCTCGGGCTGATTTGCCACGAAGCCGAAAATGCCGCAGAGCCCGAACTGCAAGGCCTGTATGAACGTGTCGTCGCCAACAAGCTGCTGGCGCTGCTGGGCAGCAATGTGCTGCGTGTGATGCCCCGGCCCGATCAACGTGGCGGCTTTGAAGCGGTGCGCGAGTTTATCGAGGAGCATCTGACCGCGGACATCAGCATCGAACAACTGATGGCCATCGCCAAGGTCAGCGAGCGCTCCTTGTATACCTTGTTTGAACGCCAGGTCGGCGTTTCGCCACGTGACTATATTCGCCAACGCAAACTGGAGCGGGTGCACGCGGTATTGCTGCGGGGCAGCGCGCGCAGCGTCACCGAGGTGGCGCTGGACCACGGGTTCGTGCACCTGGGACGCTTCTCCGAGGCCTATCGCAAACGCTTTGGCGAGCTACCTTCCTACACCTGGAAGCGCCGACTTGCGCCAGGCGGATAA
- a CDS encoding GntR family transcriptional regulator, with protein MSQAKEPSLSLADQVAIELREDIIGGRLLPGMPLVESDLVNAYNASRNTVREALHHLGREGLTSYVRNKGVIVRRLGVDEVRDIFKVRRTLELQAIAASKPLREYQSDLMLEAIEAAQLAQDRENWQAFGTHSLRFHQHIVGLMRSPLFDEFFTHIAAQMRLVFSNAPSEETFQRPWLERDRQIHDLLVDGHKQAAGEALASYLNDSESLLLDILSSHPKP; from the coding sequence GTGAGTCAAGCCAAGGAACCCAGCCTGTCGCTGGCCGACCAGGTTGCCATCGAACTGCGCGAAGACATCATCGGCGGCCGCCTGCTGCCCGGCATGCCGCTGGTGGAGAGCGACCTGGTCAACGCCTACAACGCGTCGCGCAACACCGTGCGCGAAGCCTTGCACCACCTGGGCCGTGAAGGCCTGACCAGTTACGTGCGCAATAAAGGCGTGATCGTGCGCCGCCTGGGGGTGGATGAAGTGCGCGACATCTTCAAGGTGCGGCGCACCTTGGAGTTGCAAGCGATTGCCGCCAGCAAGCCGCTGCGCGAGTACCAGTCCGACCTGATGCTGGAAGCCATCGAGGCCGCGCAACTGGCCCAGGACCGCGAGAACTGGCAAGCCTTCGGTACCCACAGCCTGCGGTTTCACCAACACATCGTCGGGCTGATGCGCAGCCCGTTATTCGACGAGTTTTTCACCCATATTGCGGCCCAGATGCGCCTGGTGTTTTCCAACGCGCCCAGCGAGGAAACCTTCCAGAGGCCCTGGCTGGAACGTGACCGGCAGATCCACGACCTGTTGGTGGACGGCCACAAACAAGCCGCCGGCGAAGCCCTCGCCAGCTACCTCAACGACTCCGAATCGCTGCTGCTGGACATCCTCAGCAGCCACCCAAAACCCTGA
- a CDS encoding 1,6-dihydroxycyclohexa-2,4-diene-1-carboxylate dehydrogenase, whose amino-acid sequence MSLRFNTRVALVTGAAQGIGRRVAERLLEEGAWLVAVDRSELVHELQHERALILTADLEQHAECARVMAAAKARFGRIDILVNNVGGTIWAKPFEHYAENEIEAEVRRSLFPTLWCCHCVLPYMLEQGSGAIVNVSSVATRGVNRVPYGAAKGGVNALTACLALETAGSGIRVNATAPGGTEAPPRRIPRNSQPQSDQERVWYQQIVDQTLGSSPMKRYGSIDEQAGAILFLASDEASYITGVTLPVGGGDLG is encoded by the coding sequence ATGAGTCTACGTTTTAATACCCGGGTTGCATTGGTCACCGGCGCCGCCCAAGGCATCGGCCGGCGTGTTGCCGAGCGGTTGCTGGAAGAGGGCGCCTGGCTGGTGGCGGTCGATCGCTCGGAACTCGTGCATGAATTGCAGCATGAGCGGGCGCTGATCCTCACCGCCGACCTGGAACAGCACGCCGAGTGCGCCCGGGTGATGGCCGCCGCGAAGGCGCGCTTCGGGCGTATCGACATTCTGGTAAACAATGTGGGCGGCACCATCTGGGCCAAACCGTTCGAGCACTACGCAGAGAATGAAATCGAGGCTGAAGTGCGCCGCTCGCTGTTCCCGACGCTGTGGTGCTGCCATTGCGTGTTGCCCTACATGCTGGAGCAAGGCAGCGGCGCCATCGTCAATGTCTCGTCCGTGGCCACGCGCGGGGTGAATCGCGTGCCCTACGGCGCCGCCAAGGGCGGCGTCAATGCCCTGACCGCATGCCTGGCCCTGGAGACCGCCGGCAGCGGCATACGGGTCAACGCCACCGCACCGGGCGGCACCGAAGCGCCGCCACGGCGTATCCCGCGCAACAGCCAGCCCCAGAGCGACCAGGAGCGCGTCTGGTACCAACAGATTGTCGACCAGACCCTCGGCAGCAGCCCGATGAAACGCTACGGCAGCATCGACGAACAGGCCGGCGCGATTCTGTTTCTTGCCTCCGATGAGGCTTCCTACATCACCGGCGTCACGTTGCCGGTAGGAGGCGGCGACCTCGGCTGA
- a CDS encoding Rieske 2Fe-2S domain-containing protein: MISTFDRLARQLRDSVQEDPATGVFRCRRDIFTDPDLFDLEIKHIFEGGWVYLAHESQVPEINDYFTTWIGRQPVVITRDKQGTLHGLVNACAHRGAMLCRRKQGNKGSFTCPFHGWTFSNAGKLLKVKDAKTGAYPDSFDCDGSHDLKRLGRFENYRGFLFGSLSETVPELSDYLGETRVIIDQMVDQAPLGLEVLRGSSSYVYDGNWKLQIENGADGYHVSSVHWNYSATMGRRNYEAEGTRTVDANGWSKSLGGVYAYEHGHILLWTRLLNPEVRPVHAHREALAERLGQARADFIVDQTRNLCLYPNVYLMDQFSTQIRVVRPIAVDKTEVTIYCMAPKGESAEERTRRIRQYEDFFNVSGMGTPDDLEEFRACQTGYQGATTLWNDLSRGAKQWVEGPDENARAMGMNPQLSGVKTEDEGLFVRQHAHWAQSLQRAIQREQQGLIATDKEVLS; the protein is encoded by the coding sequence ATGATCAGCACATTCGACCGACTCGCCCGACAATTGCGCGACTCCGTCCAGGAAGATCCCGCCACCGGGGTGTTCCGTTGCCGCCGCGACATCTTCACCGACCCCGACCTGTTCGACCTGGAGATCAAGCACATTTTCGAAGGGGGTTGGGTCTACCTGGCCCATGAAAGCCAGGTGCCAGAGATCAACGATTACTTCACCACCTGGATCGGCCGCCAACCCGTGGTCATCACCCGTGATAAACAAGGCACGCTGCACGGCCTGGTCAACGCCTGTGCCCACCGTGGCGCCATGCTCTGCCGCCGCAAACAAGGCAACAAAGGCTCGTTTACCTGCCCGTTCCACGGCTGGACCTTCAGCAACGCCGGCAAGCTGCTCAAAGTGAAAGACGCCAAGACCGGCGCCTATCCCGACAGCTTCGACTGTGACGGTTCCCACGACTTGAAACGCCTTGGCCGCTTTGAAAACTACCGCGGCTTCCTGTTCGGCAGCCTCAGCGAGACGGTACCGGAACTGAGCGATTACCTGGGGGAAACCCGGGTGATCATCGACCAGATGGTCGATCAGGCACCGCTGGGCCTGGAGGTGCTGCGGGGCAGTTCGTCGTATGTCTACGACGGCAACTGGAAGCTGCAGATCGAGAACGGCGCCGACGGCTATCACGTCAGTTCTGTGCACTGGAACTACTCGGCGACCATGGGCCGGCGCAACTATGAAGCCGAGGGCACCCGTACCGTGGACGCCAATGGCTGGTCGAAAAGCCTGGGCGGCGTGTACGCCTATGAGCACGGCCATATCCTGCTGTGGACGCGCCTGCTTAACCCTGAAGTGCGCCCGGTGCATGCCCACCGTGAGGCGTTGGCCGAGCGCCTGGGCCAGGCGCGTGCTGACTTTATCGTCGATCAAACCCGCAACCTGTGCCTCTACCCGAACGTGTACCTGATGGACCAGTTCTCCACGCAAATCCGTGTGGTGCGGCCGATCGCGGTCGACAAGACCGAAGTCACCATCTACTGCATGGCACCCAAGGGCGAAAGTGCCGAGGAACGCACCAGGCGCATTCGCCAGTACGAAGACTTCTTTAACGTCAGCGGCATGGGTACCCCAGACGACCTGGAAGAATTCCGCGCCTGCCAGACCGGCTACCAGGGCGCGACCACCCTGTGGAATGACCTCAGTCGCGGCGCGAAACAGTGGGTCGAAGGCCCTGACGAAAACGCCCGGGCCATGGGCATGAACCCGCAGCTCAGCGGCGTGAAAACCGAAGACGAAGGCCTGTTCGTGCGCCAGCACGCCCATTGGGCGCAAAGCCTGCAACGTGCGATCCAGCGGGAGCAACAAGGCCTGATCGCCACGGACAAGGAGGTGCTGTCATGA
- a CDS encoding ABC transporter substrate-binding protein produces the protein MQKGLTGKNTMRTLGLAITLACVAPLVSAAEIKGTLKPGELSIGSDLTYPPYTYLEQKTPAGFDPEFMQLMGKQLGVKPRFLDTRFANLILGVNAQRFDVVASALYVTPERAKQVDFLSYLKTGSSLMVLSTGDFKPQRPEDLCGKRVGSIKGASWVPKLNKVSAEYCLPAGKPAIESREFPTSPEAAQALLAQAVDVQMEDAAVAKITVEKLQGKTVISSNELIYPVVVGLAVRKENPALLQELTGALSQIKQDGSYGKLLARYNLAEPNAAEISAALGN, from the coding sequence ATGCAAAAAGGTCTGACGGGCAAGAACACCATGCGCACCCTGGGGCTAGCGATCACCCTGGCGTGTGTGGCGCCGCTAGTGTCGGCGGCCGAGATCAAAGGCACCCTCAAACCGGGCGAGCTGTCGATCGGCTCTGACCTCACCTACCCGCCCTACACCTACCTTGAGCAAAAGACGCCGGCCGGTTTCGACCCGGAGTTCATGCAGTTGATGGGCAAGCAGTTGGGGGTGAAACCGCGTTTTCTCGACACCCGTTTCGCCAACCTGATCCTCGGCGTCAACGCGCAACGTTTCGACGTAGTGGCCTCGGCGCTGTATGTCACGCCCGAACGCGCCAAGCAGGTGGATTTCCTCAGCTACCTGAAGACCGGTTCTTCGCTGATGGTGCTCAGCACCGGAGACTTCAAGCCCCAACGTCCGGAAGACCTGTGCGGCAAGCGCGTCGGTTCGATCAAGGGCGCCTCCTGGGTGCCGAAACTGAACAAAGTCTCGGCTGAATACTGCCTCCCAGCGGGCAAGCCGGCGATTGAATCCCGCGAGTTCCCGACCTCGCCGGAAGCCGCCCAGGCCCTGCTGGCCCAGGCGGTGGATGTGCAGATGGAAGACGCGGCGGTGGCCAAGATCACCGTGGAAAAACTGCAAGGCAAAACCGTGATCAGCTCCAACGAGTTGATCTACCCGGTGGTGGTCGGCCTGGCCGTGCGCAAGGAAAACCCGGCGCTGCTCCAGGAACTCACCGGCGCCCTGAGCCAGATCAAGCAGGACGGCAGCTACGGCAAGCTGCTGGCGCGCTACAACCTGGCCGAGCCGAACGCCGCCGAGATCAGTGCGGCACTGGGTAACTGA
- a CDS encoding urea carboxylase-associated family protein — MYKDYPAAYQVSKGAALQVDKAFYDRVRESRDGRTLIEQFEVPIRTGRAWKVPAGHVFRVTTPVGPQVGDFNVWSANDPRERMWAARTRQLQGAHVTTYDRLWSNLPFLRPMVTITDDSLADYGIDEHGGRLHDLLGTRCDPYVNKMLTGEDFHHHCHSNLTRAVLPHGLTEFDVHDVLNIFQCTGLNHDDMYFMKACPAKQGDYLEFFAEIDLLCALSTCPGGDLSLPMWGPDAEDPLKVCRPLGVEIYRLDDALLEGWKQPERAAYNGNHGLLIPKADWEK, encoded by the coding sequence ATGTACAAGGACTACCCAGCCGCCTACCAAGTCAGCAAAGGTGCTGCCTTGCAGGTCGACAAGGCTTTCTATGACCGCGTGCGCGAGTCCCGGGATGGCCGCACCCTGATCGAGCAGTTCGAAGTGCCGATCCGCACCGGCCGCGCCTGGAAAGTCCCGGCGGGCCATGTGTTCCGCGTGACCACACCGGTTGGCCCGCAGGTCGGCGACTTCAATGTGTGGAGCGCCAACGACCCCCGCGAACGCATGTGGGCGGCACGCACCCGCCAACTGCAAGGCGCCCACGTCACGACCTACGACCGCCTGTGGTCGAACCTGCCGTTTTTGCGGCCGATGGTCACCATCACCGACGACAGCCTGGCCGACTACGGCATCGACGAACACGGCGGGCGCCTGCACGACTTACTGGGCACGCGCTGCGACCCTTACGTGAACAAGATGCTCACCGGCGAAGACTTCCACCACCACTGCCACTCCAACCTGACCCGTGCGGTGCTGCCCCACGGCCTGACCGAGTTCGACGTGCACGACGTGCTGAACATCTTCCAGTGCACCGGCCTCAATCACGACGACATGTACTTCATGAAAGCCTGCCCGGCCAAGCAGGGCGACTACCTGGAGTTCTTTGCCGAAATCGACCTGCTGTGCGCCCTCTCCACCTGCCCCGGTGGCGACCTGTCGCTGCCGATGTGGGGGCCGGACGCCGAAGACCCGCTGAAGGTCTGCCGGCCGCTGGGGGTTGAGATCTACCGCCTCGACGACGCGCTGCTGGAGGGCTGGAAACAACCCGAGCGCGCCGCCTATAACGGCAACCACGGCCTGTTGATTCCCAAGGCTGACTGGGAAAAGTAA
- the benB gene encoding benzoate 1,2-dioxygenase small subunit, with product MSASRDRLLDFLYREARLLDDRQWDEWLECYSPKVEYWMPAWDDHDTLTEDPQSEISLIYYPSRDGLEDRVFRIKTERSSASTPEPRTAHLITNLEVLADDGQNVELRFNWQTLSHRYKTTDTYFGTSFYRLDISADQPLITRKKVVLKNDYIHQVIDIYHI from the coding sequence ATGAGTGCTTCCCGTGACCGCCTGCTGGACTTTCTGTACCGCGAAGCCCGCCTGCTGGACGACCGCCAGTGGGACGAATGGCTCGAATGTTACTCACCCAAAGTCGAGTACTGGATGCCTGCGTGGGACGACCACGACACCCTGACCGAAGACCCCCAGAGCGAAATTTCGCTGATCTATTACCCCAGCCGTGACGGCCTGGAAGACCGGGTGTTCCGGATCAAGACCGAGCGCTCCAGCGCCAGCACCCCGGAGCCTCGCACCGCGCACCTGATCACCAACCTCGAAGTACTGGCCGATGACGGCCAGAACGTGGAACTGCGTTTCAACTGGCAGACGCTCAGTCATCGGTACAAGACCACGGATACGTATTTCGGCACCTCGTTCTATCGCCTGGACATCAGCGCCGACCAACCGCTGATCACACGCAAGAAGGTCGTGCTGAAGAACGATTACATCCACCAGGTCATCGACATCTACCACATCTGA